In the genome of Phycisphaerae bacterium, one region contains:
- the ahcY gene encoding adenosylhomocysteinase, with translation MTEDFKVADMNLAAFGRKEIELAEHEMPGLMAIREQYAGKIPLAGARITGSLHMTIQTAVLIETLVELGADVRWASCNIFSTQDHAAAAIAKAGIPVFAWKGETLEEYWWCTLQALVWPDGRGPTLIVDDGGDATLLVHKGVEYNKSGKVPSPDSTDVEEMQIILKLLTVEQKRDSQKWVKIAKEIVGVSEETTTGVHRLYQMKEAGTLLFAAINVNDSVTKSKFDNLYGCRHSLVDGIMRATDIMLAGKVAVVCGYGDVGKGCAQSLRGQGCRVIVTEIDPICALQAAMEGYQVLTLEDVVETADLFVTATGNFNILTVDHMKRMKHNAIVGNIGHFDNEIDMAGLKKFPGVKRINIKPQVDEWVFPPTAGKPDGHSIIVLAEGRLLNLGCATGHPSFVMSNSFSNQVIAQIELWQNHANYEKKVYTLPKHLDERVARLHLDKLGAKLTKLTPKQADYLGIPVDGPYKSEHYRY, from the coding sequence ATGACGGAAGATTTCAAAGTAGCGGACATGAATCTCGCGGCGTTCGGTCGCAAGGAGATCGAACTGGCCGAGCATGAAATGCCCGGTCTCATGGCCATCCGCGAACAATACGCGGGCAAGATACCGCTCGCGGGAGCCCGCATCACCGGCTCGCTGCACATGACCATCCAGACGGCCGTCCTCATCGAGACACTCGTCGAACTCGGCGCGGACGTCCGCTGGGCGAGCTGCAACATCTTCAGCACCCAGGACCACGCCGCCGCGGCCATCGCCAAGGCCGGCATCCCCGTCTTTGCCTGGAAGGGCGAGACGCTTGAGGAATACTGGTGGTGTACGCTTCAGGCGCTGGTCTGGCCGGACGGCCGTGGCCCGACGCTCATCGTCGACGACGGCGGCGACGCGACGCTGCTGGTCCACAAGGGCGTCGAATACAACAAGTCCGGCAAGGTCCCCTCCCCCGACTCGACCGACGTGGAGGAGATGCAGATCATTCTCAAGCTGCTCACCGTCGAACAGAAGCGTGACTCGCAGAAGTGGGTCAAGATCGCCAAGGAGATCGTCGGCGTCTCCGAAGAGACGACGACCGGTGTGCATCGGCTCTATCAGATGAAAGAAGCCGGCACCCTTCTCTTCGCCGCCATCAACGTGAACGACTCCGTCACCAAGAGCAAGTTCGACAACCTCTACGGCTGTCGCCATTCGCTCGTGGACGGCATCATGCGGGCCACCGACATCATGCTCGCCGGCAAGGTCGCGGTCGTCTGCGGCTACGGCGACGTGGGCAAGGGCTGTGCCCAGAGCCTTCGCGGTCAGGGCTGCCGCGTCATCGTCACCGAGATCGATCCCATCTGCGCCCTGCAGGCCGCGATGGAGGGCTACCAGGTCCTCACCCTCGAAGACGTCGTCGAGACCGCCGACCTCTTCGTGACCGCCACGGGCAACTTCAACATCCTCACCGTCGATCACATGAAGCGGATGAAGCACAACGCCATCGTCGGCAACATCGGCCACTTCGACAACGAGATCGACATGGCCGGCCTCAAAAAGTTCCCCGGCGTGAAGCGAATCAACATCAAACCGCAGGTCGATGAATGGGTCTTCCCCCCCACCGCCGGCAAGCCTGACGGTCACTCGATCATCGTCCTCGCGGAGGGCCGGCTCCTAAACCTCGGCTGCGCGACGGGCCACCCCAGCTTCGTGATGAGCAACAGCTTCTCGAACCAGGTTATCGCCCAGATCGAGCTCTGGCAGAACCACGCGAACTACGAGAAGAAGGTCTACACGCTGCCCAAACACCTCGACGAGCGCGTCGCCCGGCTGCACCTGGACAAGCTCGGCGCAAAGTTGACGAAGCTGACGCCCAAGCAGGCCGACTACCTCGGCATCCCCGTGGACGGGCCTTACAAGTCGGAGCACTATCGATACTAG
- a CDS encoding metalloregulator ArsR/SmtB family transcription factor: MDATSFTPAAAQPELFRALAEPTRQRLVQILLSEELSVTELITVLRLPQSTISRHLKVLRAADLVRDRREGVTTYYTAAPLDDVDDLRGAIHRWLARRPLPQPLVTRLQRVLRRRDDGAAGFFQRIGKRWDELREAAFGEAFATEAFAALLPREWTVADIGTGTGFLLPILADNFDRVIAVEPAATMLECARQRGAECGATNIDFHAGDLDRLPIEDHTCDLTIACLVLHHVPEPGRALAEMHRVVKPGGRILVIEQRAHENQAFYEMMQDRWWGFERGDLARQVAAVGFGDVRHHDLRMVQAKSGAIDSPGLFVLTACRAGSTRR; encoded by the coding sequence ATGGATGCAACATCGTTTACCCCCGCCGCTGCTCAACCGGAGCTGTTCCGCGCGTTGGCCGAGCCCACGCGCCAGCGGCTGGTTCAGATCCTCCTCTCCGAGGAATTGAGCGTGACCGAACTGATCACGGTGTTGCGACTTCCTCAATCTACCATCTCGCGGCATCTCAAAGTCCTCCGCGCGGCGGACCTCGTTCGCGACCGCCGCGAGGGGGTTACCACTTATTACACGGCCGCGCCGCTTGACGACGTCGATGACCTGCGCGGGGCGATCCACCGCTGGCTCGCCCGTCGTCCCCTGCCCCAGCCGCTTGTCACGCGGCTCCAACGCGTCCTTCGTCGCCGCGATGACGGTGCCGCCGGTTTCTTTCAGCGCATCGGCAAGCGCTGGGACGAGCTCCGCGAGGCCGCCTTCGGCGAGGCCTTCGCGACCGAGGCGTTCGCCGCCCTTCTGCCGCGCGAGTGGACGGTCGCCGACATCGGCACCGGCACCGGTTTTCTGCTGCCCATTCTGGCGGACAATTTTGACCGCGTCATCGCCGTCGAACCGGCGGCGACGATGCTCGAATGCGCCAGGCAGCGCGGGGCCGAGTGCGGCGCGACCAACATCGACTTCCACGCGGGCGACCTGGATCGCCTGCCGATCGAGGACCACACTTGCGACTTGACCATCGCCTGCCTGGTCCTGCACCACGTCCCCGAGCCGGGGCGGGCCCTGGCGGAGATGCACCGCGTCGTGAAACCCGGCGGCCGCATTCTGGTGATCGAACAACGGGCCCACGAGAACCAGGCCTTCTACGAAATGATGCAGGACCGCTGGTGGGGCTTCGAGCGCGGCGATTTGGCCAGACAGGTCGCGGCAGTCGGGTTCGGCGATGTCCGTCATCACGACCTGCGCATGGTCCAAGCCAAATCCGGCGCGATCGACTCGCCCGGTCTGTTTGTTTTGACGGCATGTAGGGCGGGTTCTACCCGCCGATGA